CACGAGTCTCGTCTCGAATGTCGTCGACGCGGAAACGCAGCAGAAGATCGACGTCGTGAAGGGCCGTCTGATCCGCGACCTCGGCTACGACGACGAAAGCGCCACCGACGTGCTGAACTACGTCGCGAGCATCTTCGCCCGCGGCGATGCGAAGGAGAAGTAAGAGAGCGGTCAGCTGTCAGCGATCAGCTGTCAGCCAAAGGAGGAGAGCCCCCTCGGATCCCCATTCCCTTCTGGCTGACTGCTGAAAGCTGATCGCTGACCGCTTCCCCACGCATGGACATCGAACGCGACCAACGCCGATTTAAGCAGATCGTTCGCGGCCGGATCCGCGACAATCTGCGCAAGTACATCACTCACGGCGAGATGATCGGCCGCAAGGGTCGCGATCTCGTCAGCATTCCGGTCCCACAGCTCGACGTTCCGCGGTTCAAGTTCGGCAAGAACGGCTCCGGCGGCGTCGGGCAAGGGGACGGGGAAGTCGGCGACGCCCTCGGCAAGCCAGGGCAGGGGCCCGACGGGGCAGGGGGCGCCGGCAGCGATCCGGGCGGCGGGCACTACCTCGAAGTCGAGGTTTCGCTCGACGAGTTGGCTGAGATGCTGGGGAACGAACTCGAGCTCCCGCGCATCAAACCGAAGGGCGCCGCGAGCATCGAAGCGGAGAAGACCAAGTACAACAGCATCCGCCAAACCGGCCCCGAGTCGCTCCGCCATGTGCGGCGGACTTACTTGCGGGCGCTCAAGCGGCAGATCTCCACCGGAAGTTACGAGATTGGCGATCCTCGCGTGATCCCGGTGAAAGCCGACAAGCAGTACCGCTCCTGGAACGAAGTCCCGCAGCCGCAGGTGAACGCCGCGGTGGTGTACATGATGGACGTCTCCGGCTCGATGACCGACGAACAGAAGGAGATCGTTCGCACTGAGGCGTTCTGGATCGATGCCTGGCTCGGCAAGCAATACAAGGGCGTCGAAAAGCGATACATCATTCACGACGCCGTGGCCAAAGAAGTCGACGAGAACACCTTCTATCATACCCGCGAGAGCGGCGGCACGCGGATCAGCTCCGCCTACAAAGTGGCGGCCGATCTGATCGAGCGTGAGTTCCCCGTCGCCGATTGGAACATCTACTGCTTCCAATTCTCCGACGGCGACAACTGGGGGGACGACAATCGCAAGGCGTTCGAACTGCTCGGCGAGAAGCTGCTCCCCGCTTCGAACCTGTTTTGTTACGGCCAAGTCGAAAGCCCGTACGGCAGCGGCGACTTTATCGACGCCCTCGAAAAACAATACAGCGACCACGAAAAGCTCGTGCTGTCGGAGATCGCGGACAAAGACGCGATCTATGAGTCGATTCGAAAGTTCTTGGGTAAAGGGAAATGATTTGAACCACGACGGCACAACGGACACGACGTAATCAAGTACGTGGCATTTCGTCGTGTCCGTTGTGCCGTCGTGGTGAGTCGTTTTAAAGTTGAATGAATCATGTCGATGGGCCCCACTAGCAACTTGACGCCTGAACTCGCCGCCATGCAGGTGGAGATTGAGGAGCATGCGCGCCGCTATGGGCTCGACTTCTATCCGACGATCTTCGAACTGATCGACGCCGACCAGCTCAATGCGATCGCGGCGCGGGGCGGGTTTCCCACCCGCTACCCCCACTGGCGGTTCGGGATGGAGTACGAACAGCTGTCGAAGGGGTACCACTACGGATTGCAGAAGATCTACGAGATGGTGATCAACAACAATCCGTGCTACGCCTACCTGATGCGCTCGAACGCGGCGCTCGATCAGAAGCTTGTGATGGCCCACGTCTACGGCCACTGCGATTTCTTCAAGTGCAACGATTGGTTCTCCCAGACCAATCGCAAGATGATGGACGACATGGCGAACCACGGCACGCGGATTCGTCGCTACATGGATCAGGTCGGCGTCGAGCCGGTCGAGGATTTCATCGATGCGTGCCTGAGCGTCGAAGACCTCATCGACATCTGCTCGCCATTCATTCAACGGCGTGAGAAGAAGGACAACTACCGCTTCGGAGATCGTGAGAAGCAGGAAGAAGAAAGCCGCTCGCCGCGGTTCCAGGCGAAGGGGTACATGGATTCGTTCGTGAATCCTCGCGAGGTGCTGCTCAGCAAGCAACTCGAAGCCGCCGAAAAGGGCGTCGCCCGCCGCATTCCCGAACAGCCGGAACGCGACGTATTGCTGTTTATCCTGGAGCATGCGCCGCTCACATCGTGGCAGGCCGACGTGCTGTCGATCGTCCGCGACGAGTCGTACTACTTCGCCCCGCAGGCGCAGACGAAGATCATGAACGAAGGGTGGGCCAGCTACTGGCACTCGACGATCATGATCAACAAGGCGGTGACGGCCGTCGACATTGTCAACTACGCCGACCACCACAGCGGCACGCTGGCGAGTTCGCCGACGCAACTCAATCCCTACAAGGTCGGCATCGAGCTCTTCCGTGATATCGAAGATCGCTGGAACCGAGGCGCCTTCGGTCGCGACTACGACGAATGCGAAGACGTCCAACAGCGTCGCCGTTGGAACACCGGCGCGGGGCTTGGTCGGCAGAAGATCTTCGAAGTGCGGCGGATTCACAACGACCTCACGTTTATCGACGAGTTCCTCACGCTCGACTTCGTCCGTGACCACAAACTATTCAGGTTTGGCTACAACCCAGGCAGCGAAGCGTACGAAATCGAAAGCCGCGAGTTCCCGAAGGTGAAGCAACAATTGCTGCAAAGCCTTACCAATCGCGGCCGTCCGATCATCAGCGTCGTCGACGGTAACTATCGCAACCGGGGGGAGCTCTACCTTCGGCACGATTTTAGCGGCGTCGAACTGCAAACCGACTTCGCCGTGGATACGCTCCGCAATCTGGAGCGTTTATGG
This sequence is a window from Lacipirellula parvula. Protein-coding genes within it:
- a CDS encoding DUF444 family protein; the encoded protein is MDIERDQRRFKQIVRGRIRDNLRKYITHGEMIGRKGRDLVSIPVPQLDVPRFKFGKNGSGGVGQGDGEVGDALGKPGQGPDGAGGAGSDPGGGHYLEVEVSLDELAEMLGNELELPRIKPKGAASIEAEKTKYNSIRQTGPESLRHVRRTYLRALKRQISTGSYEIGDPRVIPVKADKQYRSWNEVPQPQVNAAVVYMMDVSGSMTDEQKEIVRTEAFWIDAWLGKQYKGVEKRYIIHDAVAKEVDENTFYHTRESGGTRISSAYKVAADLIEREFPVADWNIYCFQFSDGDNWGDDNRKAFELLGEKLLPASNLFCYGQVESPYGSGDFIDALEKQYSDHEKLVLSEIADKDAIYESIRKFLGKGK
- a CDS encoding SpoVR family protein, whose product is MSMGPTSNLTPELAAMQVEIEEHARRYGLDFYPTIFELIDADQLNAIAARGGFPTRYPHWRFGMEYEQLSKGYHYGLQKIYEMVINNNPCYAYLMRSNAALDQKLVMAHVYGHCDFFKCNDWFSQTNRKMMDDMANHGTRIRRYMDQVGVEPVEDFIDACLSVEDLIDICSPFIQRREKKDNYRFGDREKQEEESRSPRFQAKGYMDSFVNPREVLLSKQLEAAEKGVARRIPEQPERDVLLFILEHAPLTSWQADVLSIVRDESYYFAPQAQTKIMNEGWASYWHSTIMINKAVTAVDIVNYADHHSGTLASSPTQLNPYKVGIELFRDIEDRWNRGAFGRDYDECEDVQQRRRWNTGAGLGRQKIFEVRRIHNDLTFIDEFLTLDFVRDHKLFRFGYNPGSEAYEIESREFPKVKQQLLQSLTNRGRPIISVVDGNYRNRGELYLRHDFSGVELQTDFAVDTLRNLERLWNRPVHIETVLENARAVLSFDGKNHEIEKGDSVDIPGLEAIT